The proteins below are encoded in one region of Phaseolus vulgaris cultivar G19833 chromosome 1, P. vulgaris v2.0, whole genome shotgun sequence:
- the LOC137814320 gene encoding large ribosomal subunit protein uL14x/uL14z/uL14y → MSKRGRGGSAGNKFRMSLGLPVAATVNCADNTGAKNLYIISVKGIKGRLNRLPSACVGDMVMATVKKGKPDLRKKVLPAVIVRQRKPWRRKDGVFMYFEDNAGVIVNPKGEMKGSAITGPIGKECADLWPRIASAANAIV, encoded by the exons ATGTCGAAGCGAG GTCGCGGAGGATCGGCGGGGAACAAGTTTAGGATGTCACTGGGTCTGCCGGTGGCGGCGACGGTGAATTGCGCCGACAACACTGGCGCCAAGAACCTCTATATCATTTCAGTGAAGGGGATCAAGGGGAGGCTGAACAGGTTGCCTTCGGCTTGTGTTGGAGACATGGTTATGGCCACCGTCAAGAAGGGAAAGCCCGATCTCCGTAAGAAGGTGTTGCCGGCCGTCATCGTCCGTCAGCGCAAGCCATGGCGCCGAAAGGACGGAGTATTCATGTACTTCGAAG ATAATGCCGGTGTTATCGTGAATCCAAAAGGTGAAATGAAAG GTTCTGCTATTACCGGACCAATTGGAAAGGAGTGTGCTGATCTCTGGCCCAGAATTGCAAGTGCTGCCAATGCTATTGTTTAA